In Desulforhopalus sp., a single window of DNA contains:
- a CDS encoding M23 family metallopeptidase yields MDEQLHIIIAGNQGKVIKFPLSRKKLWFYSCCFGFISLSMTIASILALSLFSENRTIASQLGEAREQLRASVELMAESKRDSDEEQLKLNLKVAKLELSTVKQAVAFRAEKENLLSTAVNELAERSELIEKMIDSIGMELPVEVKEGNSNSGGLFIEQPDSGGRNALLNRADKYLKAIRFLPFGRPVDGPITSGFGKRFDPVNGKSAFHTGIDFRSKPGDNIYATADGVVTKAYFNGGYGNFVEIDHSNGYSSTFSHMKKYLVRSGQKVRRGQLIGYVGNTGRSTGPHLHYEVTLDGDPIDPYMFMKIASLPESTSPSSETR; encoded by the coding sequence ATGGATGAGCAACTCCATATCATCATCGCCGGCAACCAAGGGAAGGTTATAAAATTCCCGCTATCGCGAAAAAAATTGTGGTTTTACTCGTGCTGCTTTGGATTTATTAGCCTTTCCATGACCATCGCCAGCATTCTTGCCCTGTCTCTTTTCTCGGAGAACCGCACCATCGCCAGCCAGCTCGGCGAGGCGCGGGAGCAGCTGCGAGCCAGCGTCGAGCTCATGGCCGAAAGCAAAAGAGACAGCGACGAAGAACAGCTGAAGCTGAATCTCAAGGTGGCCAAGCTCGAGCTCAGTACGGTGAAACAGGCCGTGGCCTTCCGTGCCGAAAAAGAAAATCTCCTCTCCACTGCCGTCAACGAACTGGCGGAGCGTAGTGAACTCATAGAGAAAATGATCGACAGCATCGGCATGGAACTGCCGGTCGAGGTCAAGGAAGGCAACAGCAACAGCGGCGGCCTCTTTATCGAGCAGCCTGATTCCGGCGGCCGCAACGCCCTGCTCAATCGAGCCGACAAATACCTCAAGGCCATTCGTTTCCTGCCCTTTGGCAGACCGGTGGACGGCCCGATCACCTCCGGCTTCGGCAAGCGTTTTGATCCCGTTAACGGCAAATCGGCTTTTCACACCGGCATAGACTTTCGCAGCAAACCCGGCGATAACATCTACGCCACCGCCGATGGCGTGGTCACCAAGGCCTATTTCAACGGAGGTTACGGCAACTTCGTCGAGATCGACCATAGCAACGGCTACTCATCGACCTTCAGCCATATGAAAAAATATCTGGTCCGTTCCGGCCAAAAGGTTCGCCGGGGCCAGCTGATCGGCTACGTCGGCAATACCGGAAGATCGACCGGACCGCACCTCCACTACGAAGTTACCCTTGATGGTGACCCCATCGATCCATACATGTTCATGAAAATCGCCAGTTTGCCAGAATCGACCAGCCCTTCCTCGGAGACACGATAG
- a CDS encoding ABC-F family ATP-binding cassette domain-containing protein yields the protein MANLITCKALGKSFGAQNLFKNINLVVNSGEKIGVIGPNGSGKSTLLKIICGLEEADSGQVVTQKFIRLSYLAQEDVFDPGKSVTATLVAALANEDLDDTTKYNRVHILLSRAEFPDADAPVEFLSGGWRKRLAICRALLVAPDVLVMDEPTNHLDIEGILWLEKMLQGGSAPSATLVVSHDRHFLENCNNRIIELSAVYPEGTLQVQGSYSEFLEARELFLSGQMQEEERLANKARREIEWLRRGPKARATKAKYRIDEAHKLTGDLAEVKARNRSIASVQIDFEATGRKTKKLLEAVGLSKTYGDVPLFSGLDIVLSPGTRLGLLGRNGCGKSTLMQIIAGASGNAQVVPDAGTLRTADNVKIVTFDQNRASIDPTVTLRRALAPDGDAVVYCGRSLHVASWARKFLFRPDQLETPVGQLSGGEQARILIAALMRQPADILLLDEPTNDLDIASLDVLEASLNDFPGALVLVTHDRFLLDRVCDRLLGFGGRSGVSYFADYQQWLADLPQSAEKEAPREKVGIKGGPSALPVKSKGRLSYLDQREYEQIEGKIATAEARVAELEETMERPEVVSEAEKLAACWRDLEAARLEVERLYARWEELEAKKGE from the coding sequence ATGGCAAATCTTATTACCTGTAAAGCACTCGGCAAATCATTTGGGGCGCAAAACCTCTTTAAAAATATCAATCTGGTGGTTAACAGCGGCGAGAAGATCGGTGTTATCGGGCCTAACGGTTCCGGCAAGTCCACCCTGTTGAAAATCATTTGCGGCCTGGAGGAGGCGGACAGCGGCCAGGTTGTCACGCAGAAATTCATTCGTCTCAGCTACCTCGCCCAGGAAGATGTTTTTGACCCGGGGAAAAGTGTTACAGCCACCCTCGTCGCCGCCTTGGCAAACGAAGACCTGGACGACACGACCAAGTACAACCGCGTTCATATCCTGCTCAGCAGGGCCGAGTTTCCCGATGCCGATGCCCCTGTCGAGTTTCTTTCCGGTGGCTGGCGGAAGCGCCTGGCGATTTGCCGGGCCCTCCTCGTTGCCCCTGATGTGCTGGTCATGGACGAGCCCACCAACCATCTCGATATCGAAGGAATCCTCTGGCTGGAGAAGATGCTCCAGGGTGGTTCCGCCCCCAGCGCCACCCTGGTGGTGAGCCATGACCGCCATTTTCTTGAAAACTGCAATAACCGGATTATCGAGCTGTCGGCGGTGTATCCGGAGGGGACCTTGCAGGTGCAGGGCAGCTACTCGGAGTTTTTAGAGGCAAGGGAGCTGTTTCTCTCCGGGCAGATGCAGGAAGAAGAGCGGCTGGCCAACAAGGCCCGGCGGGAGATTGAATGGCTGCGTCGTGGCCCGAAGGCCAGGGCCACCAAGGCAAAATACCGGATCGACGAAGCGCACAAGCTGACCGGCGATCTGGCCGAGGTGAAGGCGAGAAACCGCTCCATCGCCAGCGTCCAGATTGATTTCGAGGCGACCGGGCGGAAGACCAAGAAGCTCCTGGAGGCGGTAGGACTCAGCAAGACCTATGGCGACGTGCCGCTGTTTTCAGGTCTCGACATCGTTCTCTCGCCCGGCACCCGCCTGGGTCTTTTGGGACGAAATGGCTGCGGTAAATCGACCCTTATGCAGATTATTGCCGGGGCCTCGGGCAACGCCCAGGTCGTACCCGATGCCGGGACCCTGAGAACCGCCGACAATGTCAAGATAGTCACCTTCGACCAAAACCGGGCAAGCATCGATCCGACCGTTACCCTGCGCCGGGCCCTTGCCCCTGATGGTGATGCGGTGGTGTATTGCGGCCGGTCGCTGCATGTGGCCAGCTGGGCGAGGAAATTCCTGTTCCGGCCCGATCAGCTGGAGACCCCGGTCGGCCAACTGTCCGGCGGCGAGCAGGCGCGCATCCTCATCGCCGCCCTGATGCGCCAGCCGGCCGACATTCTTCTTCTCGATGAGCCGACCAACGATCTCGATATCGCCTCCCTCGACGTTCTGGAAGCAAGCCTCAATGACTTTCCCGGTGCCCTGGTCCTGGTGACCCATGACCGCTTTCTCCTCGACCGGGTGTGCGACCGTCTCCTGGGTTTTGGCGGGCGCAGCGGCGTCAGCTATTTTGCCGACTACCAGCAGTGGCTTGCCGACCTGCCGCAATCCGCGGAAAAAGAAGCGCCACGGGAAAAAGTCGGAATTAAGGGCGGTCCTTCAGCCCTGCCGGTGAAGAGCAAGGGTCGTTTATCCTATCTTGATCAGCGCGAGTACGAGCAGATCGAAGGGAAAATCGCAACCGCCGAGGCTCGGGTGGCGGAACTGGAAGAGACCATGGAGCGGCCGGAGGTCGTCTCCGAGGCGGAAAAGCTCGCCGCCTGCTGGCGTGATCTGGAGGCGGCCAGGCTGGAGGTTGAACGGCTCTACGCCCGCTGGGAAGAGCTGGAAGCCAAGAAGGGAGAGTGA
- a CDS encoding metallophosphatase family protein: protein MKIAVVADIHGNLEALEAVNADLLGQGVDRVICLGDSIGYGPDPEAVVTRLRSLGYQSVLGNHELALADPRARRWMNFQAADNNIITATLLSEENRSYCCSLPTHLALDQAYFVHGFPPDSVFRYLSRQSDDTLATLFTTFPHSLLFLGHTHKLAIIWQDQGAIIRRPLGREHLELLPGRKYVVNAGSVGQPRDGDNCAKYLLWDCAAASLEVRFVAYDYHTTMRKIRERGFPETYATRLG from the coding sequence ATGAAGATTGCTGTTGTCGCGGATATCCATGGCAACCTGGAGGCCCTTGAGGCGGTGAACGCCGATCTCCTCGGGCAGGGCGTAGACCGGGTAATCTGCCTCGGCGATTCCATTGGCTATGGTCCGGACCCTGAGGCGGTGGTCACCCGGCTGCGAAGTCTTGGATATCAGTCGGTCCTCGGCAATCACGAACTGGCCCTTGCCGACCCTCGCGCCCGGAGATGGATGAATTTTCAGGCGGCGGACAACAATATCATTACAGCCACATTATTGTCTGAGGAAAATCGTAGTTACTGCTGCTCCTTACCGACACATCTCGCCTTGGATCAGGCCTACTTCGTCCATGGCTTCCCACCGGATTCGGTCTTTCGCTATCTTAGTCGGCAATCCGATGATACCTTGGCGACGCTCTTTACCACCTTCCCACATTCCCTACTGTTTCTTGGGCATACCCATAAGCTGGCGATTATCTGGCAGGACCAGGGGGCCATCATCCGGCGGCCCCTCGGCCGGGAGCATCTGGAGCTGTTGCCGGGCCGGAAGTATGTGGTCAACGCCGGCAGTGTCGGCCAGCCCCGCGATGGCGACAACTGCGCCAAATACCTGCTGTGGGACTGCGCTGCCGCAAGTCTTGAGGTGCGGTTTGTCGCCTACGATTATCACACCACCATGCGAAAGATCAGGGAAAGGGGTTTTCCCGAGACCTACGCTACCCGTCTTGGATAA
- a CDS encoding protein kinase — protein sequence MIGRYEVVGRLGRGGMSTVYKARAPVTGRLVALKILQPRNQIFVDLVGEERLKELFVTEAKIMGALSHDHIAKVLDCDQYEGQPFIVLEYFAHSLGSFIGESYRVEAPSRIISVAKTQAYLVQALRGLERLHFAGIIHRDIKPYNLMLTSDDRVKIIDFGLSRVRGEERTAVPGMQVGSPFYAAPEQEVDPQRADGRADLFSLGIMGLRMLTGCLFDVRQGEVTASAFNSEIGPLWDEWLRRSIARKPGNRFQSAQEMRLALQALPLNEKNVPCSRQQARTLVRQSVRREPMRVMFKDIRAVLGLDELFRPLVYAEQDFAAIGPLVAHERNSNLLWQRFGPGFTLDWQQAGDYVAHLNGIRWQGRDTWRLPTVAEVFTVLKPPLHGVNCSAWPLFDNSLHWLWTSDHCTKKQVWTVDVVESFFERLDMDGVASVCAVSSF from the coding sequence ATGATCGGCAGATATGAGGTGGTCGGCCGCCTCGGGCGGGGCGGGATGAGCACGGTCTACAAGGCTCGGGCGCCGGTGACCGGCCGGCTGGTGGCCCTGAAGATCCTCCAGCCGCGCAACCAGATCTTTGTCGATTTGGTGGGAGAGGAGCGGCTGAAAGAACTCTTTGTCACCGAGGCAAAGATCATGGGCGCCCTCTCCCACGATCATATCGCCAAGGTCCTCGACTGCGACCAGTATGAAGGGCAGCCCTTTATCGTTTTGGAATACTTTGCCCATTCCCTCGGCAGCTTTATCGGCGAGTCGTACCGGGTGGAGGCCCCATCGCGGATCATCTCCGTCGCCAAGACCCAGGCCTATCTGGTGCAGGCCCTGCGGGGTCTTGAACGGCTGCATTTTGCCGGGATCATTCACCGCGACATCAAGCCCTACAATCTCATGCTGACCAGTGACGACCGGGTGAAGATCATCGATTTCGGATTGTCACGGGTTCGCGGTGAAGAAAGGACGGCAGTACCGGGGATGCAGGTCGGCTCACCCTTTTATGCCGCACCTGAACAGGAGGTGGACCCGCAGCGGGCCGATGGCCGGGCCGATCTCTTTAGCCTTGGCATCATGGGGCTGCGGATGTTGACCGGCTGTCTCTTTGATGTTCGTCAGGGCGAGGTAACGGCCAGCGCCTTTAATTCGGAGATAGGGCCGCTATGGGATGAGTGGCTGAGACGCAGTATTGCCCGGAAACCAGGGAACAGATTCCAGAGCGCCCAGGAGATGCGTCTGGCCCTGCAGGCCCTGCCTCTCAATGAAAAAAATGTACCCTGCAGCCGGCAACAGGCGAGGACTTTGGTCCGGCAATCGGTGCGCCGGGAACCGATGCGGGTGATGTTCAAAGACATCCGGGCCGTCCTCGGTCTTGACGAATTGTTCCGTCCTTTGGTCTATGCTGAGCAGGATTTCGCCGCCATTGGGCCGCTGGTCGCCCATGAACGCAACAGCAATCTCCTCTGGCAGCGCTTCGGGCCCGGGTTTACCCTCGACTGGCAGCAGGCAGGCGATTATGTCGCCCATCTCAACGGTATCCGCTGGCAGGGACGGGACACCTGGCGGCTGCCCACCGTCGCCGAGGTTTTTACCGTACTCAAACCGCCGCTGCACGGGGTCAACTGTTCGGCCTGGCCGCTGTTCGACAACTCCCTGCATTGGCTGTGGACGAGTGACCACTGCACGAAAAAGCAGGTGTGGACGGTCGATGTGGTGGAGAGCTTTTTCGAGCGCCTCGATATGGACGGGGTTGCCTCGGTTTGTGCCGTCAGTTCCTTCTGA
- the ltaE gene encoding low-specificity L-threonine aldolase, with protein MRTIDLRSDTVTKPSETMRQAMATAPVGDDVYRDDPTVNRLEAFAAYLLGFEAAILTASGTQANLISILAHCGRGDEYIVGQTAHTYRYEAGGAAVFGSVQPQPIEFEADSTLSLAKVEEKIKPDDIHFARTRLLCLENTQNGKALPLDYLAEAARFAKAKNLKLHLDGARLMNAVVKQGVAVREITGHFDSVSLCLSKGLGAPVGSLLAGSKAFIEEARKWRKMAGGGMRQAGILAAAGLYALENNVERLALDHEHAEILAEGLSHFADLTIDRNPAQTNMVFFTAPAETTAALAEFLGGRQILITPGKTTRLVTHLDISRADVDTVLAAFAEFFAGRGD; from the coding sequence ATGCGAACCATAGATCTGCGCAGCGATACCGTTACCAAACCCTCCGAGACCATGCGCCAGGCGATGGCCACCGCCCCGGTGGGCGACGACGTCTACCGCGACGACCCGACCGTCAACCGCCTGGAGGCCTTTGCCGCCTATTTGCTCGGCTTCGAGGCAGCGATCCTCACCGCCAGCGGCACCCAGGCCAACCTGATAAGCATCCTGGCGCACTGCGGCCGGGGCGACGAGTATATCGTCGGCCAGACGGCCCACACCTACCGCTATGAGGCCGGCGGCGCTGCGGTGTTTGGCAGCGTCCAGCCGCAACCGATTGAGTTTGAGGCCGACTCGACCTTGTCCCTTGCCAAGGTCGAGGAAAAGATCAAACCAGATGACATCCATTTCGCCAGGACCCGCCTGCTTTGTCTCGAAAACACCCAGAACGGCAAGGCCCTGCCGCTCGATTATCTGGCCGAGGCAGCGCGTTTTGCCAAGGCCAAAAACCTCAAACTGCACCTCGACGGGGCACGGCTGATGAACGCCGTCGTCAAGCAGGGGGTGGCGGTTCGGGAGATCACCGGCCATTTCGACTCGGTTTCCCTCTGTCTGTCAAAAGGCCTGGGGGCGCCGGTCGGCTCACTGCTTGCCGGCAGCAAGGCCTTTATCGAGGAGGCACGGAAATGGCGGAAGATGGCCGGCGGCGGTATGCGCCAGGCGGGCATCCTTGCCGCAGCCGGACTCTACGCCCTGGAAAACAACGTCGAGAGGCTGGCCCTTGACCACGAGCATGCCGAGATCCTCGCCGAGGGTCTATCGCACTTTGCCGACCTCACCATCGACAGAAATCCCGCCCAGACCAATATGGTGTTTTTCACCGCCCCGGCGGAGACCACCGCGGCTCTTGCCGAATTCCTCGGCGGCCGGCAGATCCTCATCACCCCCGGCAAGACCACCCGGCTGGTGACCCATCTGGATATCAGCCGCGCCGATGTCGACACCGTACTTGCTGCCTTTGCTGAGTTTTTCGCCGGCCGCGGGGATTGA
- a CDS encoding helix-hairpin-helix domain-containing protein, giving the protein MGKIVCLSDAQRAILTGAQYVLKVLSEEEVVTIGAGEIPVAALTDAQLEEFLQVANLFYRGGEVLITDAQYDFTFLAELARRQPGHPYLHTVEPEAAVEAKTVELPVRMLSTEKAYDFAAIVNWAKRIEKAAGECDIDFASLVFRVTPKLDGFAAYDDGQTLYTRGDGRRGTDITRVFDRGLQVAAGGRRGLGAGEIVVSRGYFRDHLAELFDNSRNFQASLIKEKELEPPALEAIRSGQAVFYPFSLLPAWEGPWADLAANFEGIVDQLWGKMDYDIDGMVLEVTDLKLRDHLGATRHHHRWQIAYKKNTETAEVKVLQVIPQTSRSGRVNPVAVVEPTRLSGALIQRATAHHYNMVRQKGVGPGAVIRLSRSGEVIPKIEEVLMPASPELPEACPSCGSPLVWEGDYLLCINNMNCPAQISQAIEHFFKVLGNIDGFGPSSITKIFNGGKAFIPVIYGLTEEDFVALGFGPKQAENMVAQLQRSRLLPIEDWRFLAAFGMYRMGMGNCEKLLTAHPLERVFSLTKEEIIAIKGFSDKTAEEMLAGMKATAELFTAVYRLGFNLVKTPLVDDEEPAGEGPLLGKLIVFTGTMQSGSRDDMKKQAKALGAKIGESITGKTDLLVCGEKVGSAKLSKAESLGVRIVTEKEYLALLP; this is encoded by the coding sequence ATGGGAAAAATAGTTTGTCTGAGTGATGCCCAAAGGGCGATCTTGACCGGGGCGCAATATGTCCTGAAGGTTCTGTCAGAGGAAGAAGTGGTGACCATCGGCGCCGGCGAGATCCCGGTAGCTGCCCTTACCGACGCCCAGCTGGAGGAATTCCTCCAGGTCGCCAATCTCTTCTATAGGGGCGGGGAGGTCTTGATAACCGACGCCCAGTACGACTTTACCTTTCTGGCCGAGCTGGCGCGGCGCCAGCCCGGCCACCCTTATCTACATACGGTGGAGCCGGAGGCCGCAGTGGAGGCGAAGACCGTCGAGCTGCCGGTACGGATGCTGTCGACGGAAAAGGCCTATGACTTTGCCGCCATCGTCAACTGGGCAAAACGGATAGAGAAGGCCGCCGGGGAGTGCGACATCGACTTCGCTTCCCTGGTGTTCCGGGTGACGCCAAAGCTTGACGGCTTTGCCGCCTATGATGACGGGCAGACCCTCTATACCCGGGGCGACGGCCGGCGGGGGACGGACATCACCCGGGTCTTTGACCGCGGACTGCAGGTTGCGGCGGGCGGCCGGCGGGGCCTCGGGGCGGGGGAGATCGTGGTCAGCCGCGGCTATTTCCGTGACCATCTGGCGGAGCTATTTGACAACTCGCGCAACTTCCAGGCAAGCCTCATCAAGGAAAAAGAACTGGAGCCGCCGGCCCTGGAGGCGATCCGTTCCGGCCAGGCGGTGTTTTACCCCTTCAGCTTGTTGCCTGCCTGGGAAGGTCCCTGGGCAGACTTGGCCGCAAATTTTGAGGGGATTGTCGATCAGCTGTGGGGAAAGATGGACTACGATATTGACGGCATGGTCCTGGAGGTAACCGACCTGAAGCTTCGCGACCATCTCGGGGCGACCAGGCATCACCACCGTTGGCAGATCGCCTACAAGAAGAATACCGAGACCGCCGAGGTGAAGGTGCTGCAGGTCATTCCCCAGACCTCCCGCTCCGGCCGGGTCAACCCGGTGGCGGTGGTCGAGCCGACGCGGCTGAGCGGTGCCCTGATCCAGCGGGCCACCGCCCATCATTACAATATGGTACGGCAAAAAGGGGTGGGGCCGGGGGCAGTCATCAGATTGTCGCGAAGCGGCGAGGTCATCCCGAAGATCGAGGAGGTGCTCATGCCGGCCAGTCCCGAGCTGCCGGAAGCATGTCCCAGTTGCGGTTCGCCCTTGGTCTGGGAAGGTGACTACCTGCTGTGCATCAATAACATGAACTGCCCGGCCCAGATATCCCAGGCGATTGAACATTTCTTCAAGGTCCTCGGTAATATCGACGGCTTCGGGCCCTCGTCGATTACCAAGATCTTCAATGGCGGCAAGGCCTTCATCCCGGTGATCTACGGCCTGACGGAAGAGGACTTTGTTGCTCTAGGCTTTGGCCCGAAGCAGGCGGAAAATATGGTGGCGCAGCTGCAGCGCAGCCGGCTGTTGCCGATTGAGGACTGGCGGTTTCTCGCCGCCTTCGGGATGTACCGGATGGGCATGGGCAACTGTGAGAAGCTGCTGACCGCCCATCCCCTGGAGCGGGTCTTTTCGCTCACCAAGGAGGAGATCATTGCCATTAAGGGCTTCAGCGATAAAACCGCCGAGGAGATGCTTGCCGGCATGAAGGCCACGGCGGAATTGTTCACAGCCGTCTACCGCCTCGGCTTCAACCTCGTCAAGACCCCGCTGGTAGACGATGAAGAGCCGGCAGGCGAGGGGCCGCTCCTCGGTAAATTGATCGTCTTTACCGGGACCATGCAGAGTGGCAGCCGCGACGATATGAAAAAGCAGGCCAAGGCCCTCGGGGCAAAGATCGGCGAAAGCATCACCGGCAAGACCGATCTGCTGGTCTGCGGCGAAAAGGTCGGATCGGCAAAACTGAGCAAGGCCGAGAGCCTTGGGGTGCGGATTGTCACGGAGAAGGAGTATCTGGCGCTGCTACCCTGA
- a CDS encoding 4-oxalocrotonate tautomerase family protein — protein sequence MPYVNIRVAGTLTKEQKQKISKGVTEVICREANKPPEAVLIFIDEVAHENIAKAGNLLVPPK from the coding sequence ATGCCATACGTCAATATCCGCGTCGCCGGAACCCTCACCAAGGAACAGAAACAGAAGATCAGCAAGGGTGTCACCGAGGTTATCTGCCGGGAAGCCAATAAACCGCCGGAAGCGGTGCTGATCTTTATCGACGAGGTCGCCCACGAGAACATCGCCAAGGCTGGCAATCTTCTCGTGCCACCGAAATAA
- a CDS encoding MBL fold metallo-hydrolase, whose translation MKIQLIRNATMKLTYAGQTILTDPMLSDKGGFRSFAGIAPNPTIDLPLAIEEILRGVDLTIISHLHPDHFDEAAATLLAKDMAIYCPPGDAAALREKGFAKVTAIETTDVWKDISITRTGGKHGSGKILARLGEVSGFVLQAPGEPKVYWVGDSIWCEEVALAIEAHKPDIIIVHAGGATLPGFDPIIMDCRQTLTALRAAPNATVVAVHMESLDHCTVARDVLRRAAKDEGIAASRLLIPGDGETLIV comes from the coding sequence ATGAAGATCCAATTGATCCGCAATGCCACAATGAAGCTTACCTACGCCGGGCAAACCATCCTCACCGACCCGATGCTCTCGGACAAGGGCGGATTCCGGTCATTTGCCGGTATCGCACCCAATCCGACGATCGATCTGCCGCTGGCGATCGAAGAGATCCTCCGGGGCGTAGATCTGACCATCATCAGTCACCTGCATCCCGATCATTTCGACGAGGCCGCAGCTACACTCCTGGCAAAGGATATGGCGATCTACTGCCCGCCGGGTGATGCGGCAGCCCTCAGGGAAAAAGGCTTTGCCAAGGTCACCGCCATCGAAACCACAGATGTCTGGAAAGATATATCCATCACCCGCACCGGCGGCAAACACGGCAGCGGCAAGATCCTTGCGCGCCTCGGCGAGGTCTCAGGCTTTGTCCTCCAGGCCCCGGGCGAACCAAAGGTCTACTGGGTCGGCGACAGCATCTGGTGCGAGGAGGTGGCCTTGGCCATAGAGGCCCATAAGCCGGACATTATCATCGTCCATGCCGGTGGGGCAACCCTGCCGGGCTTTGATCCCATCATCATGGATTGCCGGCAAACCCTCACGGCACTTCGGGCAGCACCGAATGCCACGGTGGTTGCCGTGCACATGGAGTCCCTCGATCACTGCACGGTTGCCCGGGACGTGCTGCGCCGGGCGGCGAAGGACGAGGGTATTGCCGCCTCGCGGCTGCTCATCCCCGGGGATGGCGAGACCCTGATCGTATAA
- a CDS encoding GlxA family transcriptional regulator: MYRIALLAVENCMYSSLTGPYDVFSVASARAASLSETNQEPLFQPVIVGSGGREIHAFNGMVVPLGATFAQGVVYDIVLVPVIFGDLEAVLADCETIDWLSHQGEMGACLTSACAGSFLIAETGRLQGRTATTHWNLADGFARRFPRVILKRERMLVDEGDCITAGGVSAYLDLALYLIGRFGSPELAAQLSKILLIDPVRRSQSPYQASVFTKQHGDAAILKIQERLEEDLGRPQSITHLADRAGLGERTFMRRFKKATGDSPLEYLQRLRIEAARKLLETSAESIEEITLRSGYEDISSFRKLFKRHTGLSPSAYRKRFACRLPII, from the coding sequence ATGTACCGCATTGCCCTGCTGGCCGTAGAGAACTGCATGTATTCCAGTCTCACCGGCCCCTACGACGTCTTTTCCGTGGCCTCAGCCCGGGCGGCGAGTCTAAGCGAAACCAACCAGGAGCCCCTTTTCCAACCGGTCATTGTCGGCTCCGGCGGGCGGGAGATCCACGCCTTTAACGGCATGGTCGTTCCCCTCGGGGCAACCTTCGCCCAAGGGGTTGTTTACGATATCGTCCTGGTGCCGGTCATCTTTGGCGATCTGGAGGCGGTCCTCGCCGACTGCGAGACCATAGACTGGCTCAGCCATCAGGGAGAGATGGGCGCCTGTCTGACTTCGGCCTGCGCCGGCTCCTTTCTTATCGCCGAGACCGGTCGGCTGCAGGGGCGGACGGCAACCACCCACTGGAACCTTGCCGACGGGTTCGCCAGGCGTTTTCCCAGGGTCATTCTCAAACGGGAGAGGATGCTCGTTGACGAAGGCGACTGCATTACCGCCGGCGGGGTTTCCGCCTATCTTGATCTGGCCCTCTATCTGATCGGTCGTTTCGGCTCACCGGAGCTTGCCGCGCAGCTTTCGAAAATCCTCCTCATCGATCCGGTCAGGCGTTCGCAGTCGCCGTATCAGGCATCGGTGTTTACCAAACAACACGGAGACGCGGCGATATTGAAGATCCAGGAAAGGCTTGAGGAAGACCTCGGCAGGCCGCAGAGCATTACTCATCTGGCAGACAGGGCAGGCCTTGGTGAACGGACCTTTATGCGCCGGTTTAAAAAGGCCACCGGCGATAGCCCCCTGGAATACCTGCAGCGATTGCGCATTGAGGCGGCCAGAAAACTGCTGGAGACTTCAGCCGAAAGTATTGAGGAAATCACCCTGCGGTCTGGCTACGAGGATATCAGCTCCTTCCGGAAACTCTTTAAAAGGCATACCGGCCTTTCCCCCTCCGCGTACCGGAAAAGATTTGCCTGTCGTCTTCCTATCATTTAA